The following proteins come from a genomic window of Miscanthus floridulus cultivar M001 chromosome 2, ASM1932011v1, whole genome shotgun sequence:
- the LOC136540627 gene encoding uncharacterized protein, protein MEVVVECAKCECCGLVEDCTRDYILGVRAAFGGRWLCGLCSEAVRDEAARGTARGAAAAAAGLEEALRDHMAFCGKCRRSPAFQVADGMRQMLRRCSK, encoded by the coding sequence ATGGAGGTGGTGGTAGAGTGCGCCAAGTGCGAGTGCTGCGGCCTGGTAGAGGACTGCACCCGGGACTACATCCTGGGCGTGCGCGCGGCCTTCGGCGGGCGGTGGCTCTGCGGCCTCTGCTCGGAGGCGGTGCGGGACGAGGCGGCCAGGGGCACGGCGAGAGGCgcagccgccgcggcggcggggctGGAGGAGGCGCTCCGGGACCACATGGCCTTCTGCGGCAAGTGCAGGCGGAGCCCCGCGTTCCAGGTCGCCGACGGCATGCGCCAGATGCTGCGCAGGTGCTCCAAGTGA
- the LOC136535676 gene encoding uncharacterized protein encodes METLIISEQRSHQLHHSSGRRKKASSASPHFSSPQSTRGYHAGNCRAFHSGITIGILPSPCAQGVARTRSSPEPKTPKQQQLHHGKKRSRAISISPSTSPPSRPELWAGPGFCNSPPPSSLPIPKFSLHQKRSVSLEFPPADRSDDEEVPVHAKSAPSSPTAGSGVTFFSGTDATIATENLRRILHLKIEDN; translated from the coding sequence ATGGAGACTCTGATCATCTCGGAGCAGCGCAGCCACCAGCTCCACCACTCCTCAGGTCGCCGGAAGAAGGCGTCATCAGCGTCGCCCCATTTCTCGTCGCCTCAGTCCACACGCGGCTACCATGCCGGCAACTGCCGGGCCTTCCACTCCGGCATCACCATCGGCATCCTGCCATCTCCGTGTGCGCAGGGGGTTGCACGGACCCGCTCCTCCCCTGAGCCCAAGACACCGAAACAGCAGCAGCTTCACCATGGGAAAAAGCGCAGCCGAGCAATCTCTATAAGCCCTTCGACGTCCCCTCCCTCTCGCCCTGAGCTCTGGGCTGGCCCGGGGTTCTGCAATTCGCCGCCTCCCAGCTCCCTCCCAATACCCAAGTTCTCCCTCCACCAGAAGCGCAGTGTCTCACTTGAGTTTCCACCTGCTGACCGGTCAGACGACGAAGAGGTGCCTGTGCATGCCAAATCAGCACCTTCATCGCCGACTGCAGGCTCAGGTGTTACCTTCTTTAGTGGTACTGATGCTACCATTGCAACAGAGAATCTGAGGAGGATCCTTCACCTGAAAATTGAGGATAACTGA